The following proteins are encoded in a genomic region of Amphiprion ocellaris isolate individual 3 ecotype Okinawa unplaced genomic scaffold, ASM2253959v1 Aocel_unscaffolded79, whole genome shotgun sequence:
- the LOC111564912 gene encoding uncharacterized protein DDB_G0271670-like — translation MFTHHPPHLSPSSSSSSSSPSLLSPLAPPFSPLSSPSSSPSSSSSSSSFSPIPPSLFPPSSPSSSSSSSSSSSFSPIPPSLFPPSSPSSSSSSCLRSPDPHPPSPLPLTGWTCRITDEDDLKIYFRRVPSLSSLSAPISSSSSPSSSSSSPSSSSSSLSPIPPSLFPPSSPSSSSSSCLCSPDPHPPSPLPLTGWTSTITDEGKLKIFVRTVPSLSSLSAPISSSSLPPSPLPQVSLVPADGSPTCRISTEENISLQRPPSSASSSSSSCSSSCSSSCSSSCNSPCMSSSLPAICSPPSSLSASNTCPHVSPPQPPQVSKPTLATGPPVEPRAPAAGPSSPKWVRNLRALMEECNRRRGGLTGKRGAGPPAGQPPGKRSPT, via the coding sequence atgTTTACCCATCATCCTCCCcacctctctccttcctcctcttcctctagctcctccccctccttgCTTTCTCCCCTCGCTCCgcctttctctcctctctcctccccctcttcctctccttcctcctcctcctcctcctcctcgttttctcccatccctccctccctctttccaccctcctctccctcctcctcctcctcctcctcctcctcctcctcgttttctcccatccctccctccctctttccaccctcctctccctcttcctcctcctcctcttgtctTCGTTCTCCTGATCCacatcctccttctcctttaCCACTGACCGGCTGGACTTGCAGGATCACGGATGAGGACGACCTCAAGATCTACTTTCGCAGGGTGCCCTCACTGTCCTCCCTGTCTGCTCccatttcttcctcctcctctccctcctcctcctcctcctctccctcctcctcctcctcctcgctttctcccatccctccctccctctttccaccctcctctccctcttcctccagctcctcttgtCTTTGTTCTCCTGACCCacatcctccttctcctttaCCACTGACCGGCTGGACTTCCACGATCACAGATGAGGGCAAGCTCAAGATCTTCGTTCGTACGGTGCCCTCACTGTCCTCCCTGTCTGCTCccatttcttcctcctcccttcctccttctcctcttccacaGGTTTCTCTAGTACCAGCAGATGGGAGTCCGACCTGTCGGATCTCCACGGAGGAGAACATTTCTCTTCAGAGGCCGCCCTCTAGCGCCTCCTCTAGCTCCTCCTCTTGCTCCTCCTCTTGCTCCTCCTCTTGCTCCTCCTCTTGCAACTCCCCCTGCatgtcttcctccctccctgctatctgctctcctccctcctctctgtctgcttCTAACACCTGTCCTCATGTTTCTCCTCCTCAGCCCCCACAGGTCTCCAAGCCCACTTTGGCTACTGGTCCTCCTGTGGAGCCTCGTGCTCCGGCAGCGGGTCCAAGTAGTCCAAAGTGGGTGAGGAACCTGCGGGCCCTCATGGAGGAGTGCAACAGGCGGCGTGGCGGCCTGACAGGTAAGAGAGGTGCTGGGCCTCCAGCAGGCCAACCTCCAGGTAAGAGGTCTCCCACTTAG